ATGTTCCTGTCCCTTCTGTTAACCATAATAATGGTAGAGGAATGTTAACTTGGGAAGTTTTTCCACATGAACAAAATAAGCtactgatttttattaattttgagtgGGGAGAGAAACATAGATGCTAGAATGTACCAGATAATAACAATCCTAACGTAAGAGCAGCAACATGAATTAATCAACAAAATACCTGGAAGGTTGAACATAACTAAAGTTAATACCATCATGACAGTCTCAAACTGCTgacagaaaaaagataaaagatgagAAGAAATGCTCTGAAGGTGTCAGCAACTACTTTCAATTTCAGTGAAATGTTTAATTGCCAAATTCATTAACAACCGGTGCTTAGGCTGCAATATTTGCTTTGATTGCACTGCcaagataacaaaaataaatattctgcctTAGAAACCTTTTCTAAATTCCCTAACAAGTATTTTTATAGAACAGAAAGTTAGATTCCCAAGTTTAAGAAAAGAAACCTAAGATACAGTGCAATGCTAATATTTTCACCGTTTCTGTAGTATTACTGTTTTTgaaattatcaaaatataaaaccaaagtaaaaatacTTACCATCCAGTCAGCAATAGTAAGAAAGTACAGAGAGCCTGTAGCTTACCTTCTTGGCCACTGAAAGATTGGAATCACTGTCATCTAAAATCTTTATTAGATAATCCCTGGCCTTTCTCAGGTAATTTTTGCACTCTTCTTGTTCTTCAGGAGAAAGGGCATCATTTTCAATGTCTTCTGCTTTTCTGTGAAAAATCTATACAAAGAATGCTTTTATGAAACAATtaggtctttaaaataaaaaaacttttaattcaCGTACAACATCTACTTACCAGTGCTAGATTCCAGTAAGAAACAACGTTTTTTATAGATTCAAAAGCAGTCATAGCATCTTCTATATTTCCATTAACTACATCCAATATAGCAAATGTTATGTGTGCTTCTTCCTCGTATTCACCAACTTCAGATGCCTAAACACATTTAGTAATTTTTAGTCCAACTGCCTCTCCCCAGAATATCAAACCCAAGTGATTTCCCAAAGATTTCACATGATCTAATTAACAGCTCAGTCTTCTTTTCTGCCATGTTTTGTGACAGCTAGTGGATTTTGAAAACAAGACAAGGGTCAAAGAGCCAGGCAATTGATTTAAACAGTTtatacttctatttctttgtttataaacTGGAAATCCACATCTCCAGTTCATTCACAAAGGGATCCTCCATTACCTGAATGTCTGCACTATGAAAATGTTTAAACAGAGGGTCCGTAGGTTCAGGAATACTGCTCTTCTTTTTGATTGTCTTCAACATTGGCAAAACTTTTTTCCAATAATGAACACTTCTGCCTATGTATTCCCGTTGATCATAAAAAGAATTAAGACCGCTGCCCTAAAATAGAAAGTTAGAAGCACACAACCTAAGGAACACAAATAAAAGAATCTAAAAATTCCTTTATAAATGGTCTGAACTGGTTAAAATTTCAAATCAAGGCAAAACAGAATCTCAAGTCATAGACCTCACTTTCCAAATGTTGGAATAAACAACCACCTTAATAATACCAGTGATCATTCTAGACCCAACTTTTAAACACTTTCAATGATACTACCTAATGAGGCAGTcctgttttttaaatgttgccaTTTAACATAGCCCAAACCTGCCACTCTGTAAGTGTCATAGTTTGGTCACAGAGTTAAACATCCACACCTAACCTTGCCATAGAACAGacctcaaatatttataaagatctATAATGCCCTTAACCTACAGGGCCTTCTGCTATcgacatttaaaacaaatttttgagGCTGGATAATAATTATCATAACTTAGTTATTAAGTAATAACAACAGCTAATACTTATGTAACATttactgtgctaggcactgttctaaatgcttatATAAACTATTAACTATTTTGTggcaagattaaaaaaatacatttcacctGGCATAAAGCAAATAAGCTGATACTATTTGAACTAAAAGGCTCAGTGAAAGTCTGTTATAAAAATTAGGTAATGTTCTTAAAAATTCCTACGCTTTAATGAACTCACCGTTTTCTGAAGGCATTTTGCCCAATGTACAAGCAGGGCAGGCTGAAGGCCATGTTTTTCCTGGCCCCTTAGCGTGTTTATGTCATGCTGAACTAGAAGTCGCAATTTTGCTGTGGTTCCAGgtctaaaaaaaagtttaataaaactGATTTATAAACACACAATTCAAAACTTACATGTATGTTAATCATCACATGACAAACTCAATCTTCACATGAGAATTAGATACCTAGGCAGTaagtttttaaatagatttttaagttaaaaacttAAGCAATATGTTAaaggaatgtttttattttactacttACACTGTTTTTCTGTGAATTAGATTACAAACTGCATCCCACCaagatttttgtctttctgtaCAAAGCTGTTTACACACAGGAAGTGGCAAGCATAATGGCTGATAGAAGCTATAGTGAGAACTACATTTCTCCTTTAATTGTAAGTGGCTGGTATATATTACTCCAAGTAGAAATacctatttaaagaaaaatcaatttaagttagaaaaaaattaaacaaaattcaaaatatttaacttgtTAAAATCCTTGCTTACTTCAAGATCTAAAATACATATTGATTCAGGTGCATTTGTTTCAAGTCTTGAGGTTTCCTGGGGCAAATGATGAAACAGCTGTTTCAGCCATTTTCGAATTGCAGGTAAGGCAGACAACGAATTCCACTGTAAGCCAAGCCAGGTAAGGTGCTGAAGACTGCCATTATGTGCTCGAATGGCACCTGAAATAAAGTACAAAAACTGGCTTGAGGTTTTGGAAATCTTGCTTGCGCCATCAGTTTTGCCAATTACTCACAATAAATGCATCTTAATTTTATAATTGCTTTTCTGTATCAGAGCTGGGCAAgttttatgctaagcaaagtctCATGTTCTTACTAAAGGTAGTCACACTTCATGTTTAGGAATTTTAATACCAACAGTTATGATGAAAAGAGCTCCTTTCAAGTCcatctaagaaaaaaaaggtatcacTAGAGCTCAATAAAACACTGTAGTGACAGAAGCCACCCAGTATGAAATCCTTTAACAATGGATTTTCCTTTCAGTAGAGAGTCATTAAAACAATGGGATACCACTACATTAATCCCTTGGGATAGTGAACAGATCTTTTCTTCCACAAGAAATTTAATACTGAAAAGGTTATGGGCTTTTGGAAGCACAGAGGTACAACCTTTATGGCAATATGGCAATTTGCAAGAGACTTAAAGGTGTTCATCAACTTTACTTCAGTAATTCTGGTTTTAGAAAACTCTATGGAAAAATCTGAAATAGAGCTACTTTATTTTTCACagtgaaaaaactgaaaacatcttAGATGCCAAACAGTGAAAAGTGGCAAGCAAATTACGGCTAATTCATATAACAAATTATATTTCCAATAAAGTAGTTATTTCAGAAACCGATAAACAGGGAGAGAATTCATGAAAGAAGACAATCACATGTACAGTATAAACAACTATTTAGAGAAAAACATTCCACCACTACCATTACTAACCCCTCACACCATCCTACCCACCCCCACAAAAATACCTCAAAGGAATACAGGGAAATATTAAGTCATTATTTCTGGGTAATAAGATTATgagattatttctctttttgcttttattctcctaaaataaaaggattaagaTACAAAATGTTTACTTTAGAAGATACAACTTACCAACATCGTATCTAGCCAAATCATCAGGCTCTGGTGCTTGTACATCAATGTTTCCAATATCATCATTACCAAGAAAAGATCTATCCTTAGGTGACTGACTAGAAAACAGAGCATCATACAAAGCAGACTGCCCACTTTTATTGGCGAAGGATTCTACcacctcttttaaaaaatcttgcttGTCACGACTTAAGTTTAGCAGCATGTGTcctgaaaaacaaattatttccatcatttaaaaaacagatttttactCACATCTCTCAATAGTTTCATTCATATACCCTAAGGAGAAAAAACATGATCAGCTCAGAGCTAACCCTCCAACCCAGCAACCACAACTGAACAAAAAGGGTGCTTATGCAAAAAATGAACACAGACTACAGGTTTAACAGTTATCTTTATCTACATGCTAGagtgaaaggaaggagaagaccAGAATATGTCTGAAAAATGCCAAAAGTACTTACGGCATTTACATTTTAGATGGAAAGTGTGTCATTTAAGTGGCCACAGGAGAGCAGAGCCAAGCTCAAATTCTCTAATCTGATAGACTGATTTTTAAACCTAGCTGGGAAGAATCATCCTTGAAAAAGCtcttaaaaagtaattattttcagGCTGCACTTCCTAGAGATTGATTCCACAGGTTTGGGGTGAggactctatttttaaaacactcctttgggggcacctgggtggctcagtcattaagcatctgcctttggctcaggtcatgatcccagggtcctgggatcaagtcccacgtcgggctccctgctcattaggaagcctgcttctccctctcccactccccttgcctgtgttccccctctcactgtctctgtcaaataaataaaaaaactttaagaaaataaataaaaataaataaaaaatctttaaaaaataaataaaaataaataaaaaataaaatactccctTGGATGAAGTTCTACATGCTAGAACATGGCTAAATCTTGAAAACACTATGGTAAGTAGAAGTGTCAGTCACAAAAGGAAAGACCACGTATcatgtaatttaatttatataagatGTCCAGAATAAGGAAATCAAAAGAGATAGAACATTAGTGGTTGCCTAAGACTAGAGGGTTTGGAGGAAAacggggagtgactgctaatggctATGAGGTTTCAttaggtgatgaaaatgttctaaaattgattgcagtgatggctgcacaattctgtgaacacactaaaaaccactgagttgtacacttataTAGATTATATGATGAATTATATACAATACGAATTTCATCTCAATTAAgctgtttaaggaaaaaaaaaacactctttgGAATAATTCTGCTGGTCAGTCAGATCAGACTTAGCTCCCCGAAAATTTGCAGACAAGTTTAGGAACGTCCAGATCAAAGACATTAAAACACAGTTCATTTTACTGACACTACGCAAAAACATTTATgacagccttgaaaaggaagacgagagacataagaaaaaaaatgcagtcacTTCTTCAAGGACTGGAAGTCCACctcccacaaaaaaacaaactgtgggATAGAGGAGCAATATATGCTCTGACCAGTAGCCAAACTACAGACAAAGCTTAGGGTAACTTTAATACTACTACTTGCTCTATACAAAGTTCATTCAATTTTATATCAAAACTGTTTCTTAAAGCATTATGTTTCTTCGGTTCATTGCTTGATTTGCTAGCTACACAAACAATGAAGTTTCTGCCTCAGCAAAACCAGATTATATGCAACAGACCTTTAGGATCCATCTCAAATAGTCAAAACTGGGAATAAATTTACAAATTCCAAAAGCCTAACACTATGTAAGTATGTATCTTCCATCTTCTTTACTATGTTGTCAGTTTCATAAGAGATCCATGACTTCTTCATCTTTATATTCCCCATAGCAGGTTCTTATAAGTTACTGATGCTAAATGGCTGGCAATCAGTTAATTATTCTTAGTTCAGGAAGTGCTTTAAAACATTGAGAAGGACGCTCTAGCATAGATAAAGGAGGGGTTAAAGAGTTTCTCCATCCAGGAGCAAAAAGTATCAAACATCTGTTACCTTCTGGAGACATTTCTTCTAATTCTATTATCTCTTGCCCTCATCCAATAtggtaaagagaaataaatgattatGACAAATTATCTCCTAAAGGACAGAAGATTATCATAAGAAGTGCTCtaaagaaattttccttttttctttttaaaataaaattaaacattactATTACCTGATTGGCTCAGACGATCATAGGCCATCATTTCCACCAGATTTTGTCCAACTTctccttttattaatttaatctttGGTCTTGGAACCTGGTAATTTTAGAATCAAAAGTCTTAATTTAGTGATACACATATTTCCAATAGTAAGATGTTCCTTTCTACTACACTGTGCTTTTTTGATGACGAACAGTTAGCCAATGGTTAAACTGAGTTGGGATTGCAGTTTTCCAAGTGGAAAAAACTGGGAATCAAGAAATTTAGATAATATGTAAAAGGTGCCTACAAAAACTAACTTCTGAGAAATTACTTTCTAGTGCCATTCTCTAGACAGCCCATTTTCAAAGAGCATGGATAATGTGTGATACCACTGGGATAAAGTGGGACAGCCAAGAGTGCAAAAGGACTCCAAGCCATATCTTATGAAGAAGAACTggaaaaatgatgaataaatagaATGGTGAAGAGAAAACACAATAGCTCCCTTcagatattaagaaaattatctcATAAAAAGAAGAGTTCAGTGTTTTAAATagcaccaaaacaaaacaaaacaaaacaccaataGGTAACAGGCTGAAAAATGCTATTTTACTCCACATAAAGAAGCATAAAGACCCAAACTATCAAAAATGCAATAGGCTATCTTGAAAAGTAGTGAAAGTTTATCACTGAAAATAGTCACAGGCAAGGGTCACTTACTGGAGATATCCTAAAAGTAATGCAGAGTTGGCTGGAATAACTGCTATTAAATTTCACTGACTTTCTTAATTGGTAGTGGGAGTGTAGTTTGGTACAACTTCTGTGAGGTTGGAAAATTGGCAAAAGCTCTAGATTATAAATGCACAGATACACAATGATTCTTCTTTCAAGAATTTATTTCACCCATAAATTTAAACATGTGAACTGTCACAAGTTATTCATTAAAGAATTATCtgaggggagcctgagtggctcagtcggttaagcgtctgccttaggctgaGGTCataccagggttctgggatcaagtcccatgttaggctccctgctccacggggagcctgcttctccctctccctctgccaactctctctgcttgctctctctctctcaaataaataaaatcttaaaaaaaaattatttgaggtaGCAtatcaaaaaaagtaaaagtaaccTAATGTCTTGGCTTTAGGAAACtcgttaaaaaaaaacaaaacaaaacaaaaaactatggtATACCCATACACTGGAATGATATGAAACCATCAAAATAAATGAGGATACAATACTCATGCTATCCTTTCTATACTGACATGGAAATATCACCAAcatttatttcatgaaaataagcaaaggaaatagaATGTACAGAATGTTTCTATCTGGATCTTTTTAAGGGAAGTGGGAGTAGGACAGTGTGTGCTTATCTATTTGCTTGTATATGCATATTTACACTCCTTGAAGAACTCACAAgaaattaatatcattaattCCTCCAGGAAAGAGAAGTAAATGACTGAAAGAACAGAAGTAGGAAGGAGTTTTCACAGTATACCCTTACACACTAAAATTTTAAACCGTACGATACGCTTTTTCAAAGacattaatttttcaaaggaaatatatTCCTTATGAATctaaaaatttccaattttgaattttagaaaCATTAGTTTGACCTATGCTTTTATCCACATTTTCTAAACATGATGGCAAACTCTGTCTCTGGATGTTGAAGAGCacacaaaatgagaaacaaaatgtgaccattattttttatttcaaactgaCCTCCATTCATAAAACTGGCCCCTTTTACAGCTCTCACTTGTGACTAGTTATAAATCCACTCAGTCGCATCATCCCAAGTCAACATTTCCTCATCAGAATTAAATGGTTTCAAGACAAACTTTAATGCCTAGCTAAAATGCAGATATACTAATACCACAGCATTCCCTTGATCAAGAGTCTGAAAATCCATTAAAGAAGCTGGCCTAACATGTTTTTTTAGGACCTCTATGCCAGTCCATGCTTCCCCTGTAAGCTTATAATCATTTGATAATTAAGCTTTACAAACACATGATAATATAAAATTCAACCATCGAAGAGGTTTCcaatatttatccattcaatggAAATGTGTGGTAAGtaaaagagagaatgaggtagATGTCTATATGCTGAAACGGGACaatggaaaaacaatgaaaaaagcaagatatTAGACAGCAGATAAAGCATACCTTCACTCAGgtaaagagtttttaaaagtaaagaaagggTGTTATTTTATGCTTGCATATGCAGAAAAACTTCTAAATAGTCAAAAAAACTGGTTAACAGTCACTGTTAGAAAAGATATGAGTGAATGGTAGAAAAGATATGAGTGAATGGTTTAAGAAGGAAATTTAGTTTTTACTCtgtattaactttaaaaatcatatatatttaaaaatattttatagattccaattttcattaaaaataactgtCACCTACTTgaagattctttaaaatattaatcataagAACCTTTTAGTGCCTACATAAATTAGCAAACGTCATTAACTTCACAATTTTCACTAATACATATATTCTTCATGAACCTAAATGCTTCTGCTGAGCAAATAGGAACACTTAACATTGTGAGCTGAatatcaaatgttttaaaaaagatcaatatAATATGAACTAGGAGGAAGAACCTTCCCTAAAAGTAATTCTCCAGtgaatccttttttctttccctcaagcAAAAGACAGTTCTCTGAAACTACCAATAATTTTTATAAGCCAGGGTGTTGGCAGACTGtttatttcttctcatttcagAATTAACACAAGCTcactaaagaaaacattaaaactacaaaaatagaTTGGGAAGGGATAATAGCCAGCATCTCAACATCTAAAAATAATCATTCACATTTTGGCATATTTCCTTCATGTCATGTTTTATGTATAAAGAATGGAACCATGttttcaaagataaatatattattatatgttatatatatcattaatgttatatacatattaaCATATGTTTCAATTAACATACTGAAGTGCTTATGGTAAACACATTCTTCTATCATAGCTTATGTAAACCATCTCCAAAAATTTACTTACTTAGGTTTCCATCCAAGTTATGCATGCGCATCTTTTGAATCAAATTTTACCCATATTTGAGACCATTTCCTTATTACAGATTTCCAGAAATGGCAgagtaaaaaaatcaaactcttcAAAGCAGTCTTCCAGTGAAGTCATAGCAATACAGACTGCCACCAACAATGCATCAACGTTATCTATTTCACGTCACCAATACtgtatatatcttatttttcagCTATCAAGTTATTTCGTTTTGATTTCAAGTCTAcagatttattcatatttttactatttatcaGGACACACCTCCATGTGAAATACAACAATCTCAGTGAAATGTCAACTGCACCCAAAACTAGAAAAAGCTTACCTGAAATGCTATGAGATAGCACAATGTAGCCAGCTCAGAGAGAGCTCGCCATTGCACTTCACTATGCTGACCCATCTTCAGAAGTAGAGAACCAGCATGCATGTAGAAATGTCCTTTTACTTCTAAGAAAGTAGTTGAGAGTTCATCATTTCCACCCACACAAGATTTCACAGACTGAAGAACACTATCAAAACTGCAATATTAAATTGTTAAACAGGTATTAAACCTACTGCATTGTGAATAATCATGGTTTCAtgtgttaattaaaaattaaatcaacaaaGGAATTTATTCCAAACTTCATCGTCCACATTCAAACTAATAATCCTTATTCTCTACTTTATAAATTATGAAtctagtgtttatttttattccacataCTTCCTATACTTCAAGCTTAACCTCTAGAAGGTCTTATTCCAGTTATTTCCAGCCCTCCAATcacaaaaaagatggaaatcaaATGACAAGATTACAGACTATAGAGAATTTTTCATAACTGACCAAAAACTGGAAAactattttctagtttcttcttgATCACATGGTTTCGTTATTTAATTCGAAGTTGGAATTTCTCATATTAGAcacatcattttcaaattataagTAAATAACTGATAAGATATTAAGGTTATCAATAACATAATTGCTCTTACTATATAGATAACTACAGGCCTAAGTTGTATTCCTCACTATTATTTGTAAATGTACTAATTAGTGCTTTTAAATCTAAATGGTACTCAGAACTTCATTTTGTAAGAAAAGCAACATTTAATAGAAATGTGAAGCATGATTTCTATCTAAGTAGGTTTATAGGAGGTGAGTTCCAGGAACTCCTAGAGTTTCTCAAGACCCCTTCAGGGGATCCAtgaagtttaaattatttttacagtaCTACTAAGAAATTGTCTTTTCCACCCTCATTTGCTCATGTAACCAAAAATGTTTGCGTATATAAGTCGTACAAAAGAAAACatcctaaatattttctaaaatcatcTGAAAGTTAAAATGGTTCTGGGTGCTACCCTTACCCTACTATCTTTGGACACTAAGAAATTCTTCAAGAAAACTACCCCCTACCCCCTAACACCAGATGGGGAACAAGAATTACTTTTCAAACAAATGGACAGTCTAAACCAGGGATTGATAAACTATTTCTATAGGGCCACATACTAATCTGGCTGCAGACACACAGTGTCACAGCTGCTCAACTCCACCACTGTAGTATATGAGCAGCTATAGATAATACAAAACAAGAGGCACAGCTGTGTTCCAATGAAAGTGTATTTACAAAATCAGGCAGTCAGCCATATCTGGCCTACAAGCTCTAGTCAACCCCTGCTCTAAACTAACATTCTTATACAAATCCAAGTGATGTTTCTGTTCAATGAAATTTATCTTAATAAAGTGGAAGATATAGTCCTCAAAATCAAaatttaggaaaacagaaaaatcatacATTATGTTATCTTGTTTCTAAGCTAAAACATCAAGAGTTTTCTGAAATACTAGTGATGCTAACTACTTCTACTACAACACCTGACAGATGGAAGTCTATTTTGATTTTCACTCAAGATTatattgtttttgaaataaaatatgaaatagaacATTTTCAGGATTGACTTTATTAAGCATGCCAACATTGGATACATAACTATAATAATTTAATCAAGTCTGAATAACAGTTTTCTAAAAATCAAAGTCATACAAAACCAATTATAACATCCGCACAAAAGAAATAAGATTCCAAGTGGTTTATTGTATTAACTATTACCCCTGGGTACGTTACAGAAATAGCGATACAGTAAAGATGTTTACACCAATGAGCTGAAtcactacaaaaagaaaatctataattGACACTGAAGTACTCTCCTTAAGTCAACATACCTTTCCAATAATTCTCTACTTTCTTGCACATCTCTAGTGGAGAGCGTAAGAAGCATAAGGTTAGCGTAAGCCAGAAGTAAGTCTTTATTGGTAGTTTGCCAGTTACTTTTATCAGACTCCAAACACTGTAAAGATGCTAGATATTCCTATTTTGTAGAAAAAACACTcaattataaaactttatcaaGCATTACCAAATTAATTTTATGCCTATAAACTTTGCCCATCCCTATACTTGTAAAACTATATTAATGTTTACACCAGCCTATGAAaacaccaaaaatatatatattagtttaatTTCTCTCTAATCTACCCatcataaaactgaaaacatcCTAGTAAAAAGTTCATTTCACAGTTGCTatacataaatgaaagaaatttaagtctTAGAGAGCACTGCTTAAATACAAAGGGATGTATATTGACTGTCTATATAGAAGTGTAGAGACCCAAGAGTTTTTACCTACCTTAAGGGTCTGTACAACACATGAATTCCATTCTAAACTTGAACGCAGGGCTATGTTCTTCTCTGCCTCATGGCAGTGGCCCACAGCATCCTTCAATCTTTTATTTGAGCGATACAGTTCTACTAGTCGGATGTTCACATAGACATCATCAGGTCTTGCATAAAGTTCTGACTGAATCAAGTCAAAAAGCTTATTCCATCCATCTTCACCTTTGCAATCTAAAAGCTGTTCCTATTAAAAAAGCATCATTCATTTAGAGAAATACCAGTGCAAGTTTAAACACATCATGGTTCCTATGAGCACCATTCCACCGTGTCTAGCTTTAGTAAATTACCACCAGAAGTACCATCTTATATACCCCAACTCTCATAAAAGAGAGCAGCTCCCAGCCCAGAAACTAAACCTCAAGAAATTTATGTGGAGAGAAACATCTAGGATTATACAGTAGCAACAGCTGCATATACACCTCACAGACTGCAAGGACTATTGCCCCACATCCCTGTACACCCCAGTCACCACCAAAAGCCTAGGCCTCCCCAGTCAATCCTCATACCAGGGTCCTTATCCCCAAATTGTTCTGCACCTCCCTAAATCTGACTCAATCCCCTACCCCCTCTGCTCCCACTTTAAAGCTTCTACTCTTTTTGCTATCTTAGAGTCTTCACCATCCAGCCTTAACTAAATGGAGTATTATCTTGAGATAACCCCCGTTACTTCTCTGCCATGGTGGTCTTTTCTCTGCTAGCCTATATACAAGTAGAGAAGTGGGGTTAGTAAACTGCTCACCTCCAAATCATATGTCACCCACACACCTGCTTATAATCCTGTCTTCCAAAGGACATGCTATCCAGCTTTTCCATTCATTCCTCCTCATGAGCAACTGGAATAAAACACTCCCTTCCTAACAGCCCTCGCTAGTATTAGCAATTGGAAAGATGTACAAAGATACCCAATAGCCTG
Above is a window of Halichoerus grypus chromosome 10, mHalGry1.hap1.1, whole genome shotgun sequence DNA encoding:
- the LOC118525972 gene encoding ranBP2-like and GRIP domain-containing protein 3 isoform X3; the protein is MRRSKADVERYIASVQGSVPSPREKSMKGFYFAKLYYEVKEYDLAKKYISAYINVQERDPKAHRFLGLLHEVEENTDKAVECYKRSVELNPTQKDLVLKIAELLCKNDVTDGRAKYWVERAAKLFPGSPAIYKLKEQLLDCKGEDGWNKLFDLIQSELYARPDDVYVNIRLVELYRSNKRLKDAVGHCHEAEKNIALRSSLEWNSCVVQTLKEYLASLQCLESDKSNWQTTNKDLLLAYANLMLLTLSTRDVQESRELLESFDSVLQSVKSCVGGNDELSTTFLEVKGHFYMHAGSLLLKMGQHSEVQWRALSELATLCYLIAFQVPRPKIKLIKGEVGQNLVEMMAYDRLSQSGHMLLNLSRDKQDFLKEVVESFANKSGQSALYDALFSSQSPKDRSFLGNDDIGNIDVQAPEPDDLARYDVGAIRAHNGSLQHLTWLGLQWNSLSALPAIRKWLKQLFHHLPQETSRLETNAPESICILDLEVFLLGVIYTSHLQLKEKCSSHYSFYQPLCLPLPVCKQLCTERQKSWWDAVCNLIHRKTVPGTTAKLRLLVQHDINTLRGQEKHGLQPALLVHWAKCLQKTGSGLNSFYDQREYIGRSVHYWKKVLPMLKTIKKKSSIPEPTDPLFKHFHSADIQASEVGEYEEEAHITFAILDVVNGNIEDAMTAFESIKNVVSYWNLALIFHRKAEDIENDALSPEEQEECKNYLRKARDYLIKILDDSDSNLSVAKKLPVPLESVKEMLNLVMQELEDYSEGGLLYKNGSLRNADSEIKHSTPSPSIYSLSPSKSYKYSPKTPPRWAEDQNSLLKMICQQVEAIKKEMQELKLHSSNSGSPHRWPAENYGPDSVPDGYQGSQTFHGAPLTGSSLWHE